AGTACCAAAAATGTGGAGATAGTACCAAAATTAGGTGGGTCTAGTACCAAAATAGGTGGGCAAAATCTGgatttttattatttatttattaagggCAGAACTGTATTCAATAGGTTCATGGTGGGGTAAAAAATTGGGATGTCCCACCCACCCGTGGCCGTGGGTCAACTCGTCCTTCTCCCATGGCAGCCGGCAAAGAGTTGCCAGCCCGCCGCCAACGCCCGTCGCGAGGGCGATAACACGCAGGCGGAAACGGCTAGTGAGTAGCAGATGGTCGTCTAGAGGCTAATCAGAATCATCCTCCACAAAAAGGACTGCGTCTCGTGCAGCTTCCTCCTCCGGCAGCTCCGCCtggcgccctggccgtcgtcagCTCCAAAGCATGAAGGAACAGCAGCACAACTCCAAAGCGTTGAGAGTGTGGCGTGCCTAGTCGACAGCTACCTTTCCAAGATGTCCCGGTACGGGAACCTTGCCCTGGGCAAGTTCCAGGCCATGGCTGAGTTGCTGCCGGAGTTGGCACGCGTGTGCCACGATGGGCTGTACCGCGCCGTCGTACCTGAAAGCGCATCCGGGGGTGACGGAGCACGAGCGGTGGACTGCGGGGATGCGAGGAGGTGCGCACGCACGTGGCACAACGACACTGGCGGAGCCAagggggggctggcaggggccatggcccccccaatgtttcacaacaaaaaaaattagtagtatgacttaatattttttatttatattaaaagggagattatataaaattcttgtcatatatatctattaatatcttctagataatataatcatacaaaacacaactagataataaaattatcgcaatGAAAAAGACCGAGCCGGCCCCCCCTAAGTATAATTCCTGACGGCCGGCCCCCCCTGAGTATAAATCCTAGCTCCGCCACTGCACAACGAGTGGCTGCTGCTCCATGTCGAGGTGCGCAGGTGCTGCTGTCAGAGCAGGCAAAGATGGCCGGCGCCTGGCGCGCTCGGCAAGGTGGGCAAGGAGGACGACGTCAACGTGATGAGGCTTGAGTTGTAGTGCTTAAACGCAAAGTACATGGAGCTGCAGCGCGAGGTGGGGCTTCTGCATTGACAGGTAGAGCGCATGCTGCCGCGCGGTGACAACTGACAACCAATTACCGCTATACCCTAGAGAataaaaattaaattttaaatgATCTTCCACAATTAAATAACAagtaaatataaaaaaaaatcaaaagtaTCTGGAAGTACCATGGTACTTTTCCAACCATTGTAAAAGAGCTCGATATGATATAGCTGGATGAGAGTATGGTTACTTCACTAACTACTGTTTCATTTGTGGTTCCTTAGTTCACACCACACATGATATTTGTGCACCTATCTTTGTAACTGCATAAGGCGCTTAGGAAAACGCTAATCAGGAAAGTGAGTTGTACCTGGAAAGATACAGCATGCTTTCCTTTTGCAACTTATTGAATATTTGATGCCACTCAGCTGTTGTGAATTAGTCTGGAGTTAAATCAGGATTTTCCATTCGCGATGTCTGTTGGCTCATATTTGAAATGAAATGTCACTGGAACCAGAGAGAAACATTCATTTGGGATTCATAGATAATACTGCCTCCGTCTCAACATATAAGCATTTCTAGTTTTATTTAAGTCAAACTATtctaagtttgactaagtttataaagAAGAGTAATTACATCAATGATCTATGATATCAAAGAAGTAAACTACGAAAATATGTCAATGAATCTAATGATGCCCATTTGATATcataaaaaaaatattgttctttttctataaacttggtcaaacttagtaTAGTTTGACTTAACAAACCCAGAAATGCTTATGTTGGGATGGGAGAAGCAATGTATAGCATTTGGATCTAGGTAATGTAATAATGGCTACTAGTTATGGTTCATTTGGTTAGTTTTGAACTAATGCTTCTACCCTACTTATTTCACTGATAATGTAAACAATTCATGTAGCACTTTGAACTCTTACGAAGCTGTTTTTTTGTTACCTACAGATAAGGAACCTGAAATTCATTTTTCATGTGAACCACGAGGCTGCAAGGAAGTACATAGTTCGAAAAAGGAGAGGAAGCTCCCAAGGCGAGAACACAGCATTTGATTGGAGTCAGAACCCTTGAGTTAATGTTATGATCAAGGTTATTTATAATCTGCGACAGCTATATCTCTCTTCCAGAAAGCATTGGATTGGATGAGAGCAAAGTTATTTATAATTCCCGGTAGCTAATATCTCTCTATTCCAGTTAGCACTTTATCCATTTACCACCCACCATATGCAAATCCATGTTTATTCTTGGTTCTTGTATTCTGATTACCCCCAAACTATGTTCTTGGGATGCGGGCTGCCATGTACCATTGTTTTCTATTTGGTTTCATTTCTTCCCATAAAATCTTCATTACTGGAAAAAAGTAGTTTAACTCGAGTTGGAATATTCAAAGATGACAACCGTAATACTAAAATAACTAATCTAGAAGGCATGTTTCGATCAGAATTTCATTGAAATGTTTCGGTACTAGCTCAAAATTTGAACTAATAATAACCATACATTGCATTGAACTCTTTGTTCAAACATCCGTTTCTAATAAATCTTTTGTTGtcaattctaaaaaaaaaaaatattttgttgTCTAGGGTTTGTTGCACGATGCCAATCTAGTTATATTATATGGAGTCAAGTCTGTTTTGTCTCCTCAACTTGTTGCTGAAGTTGAAAAACTCCCCTAAACTCGAATACCAGACAACACATAAAACCAGATAAATTACCCCTCTTAAAATTTTGGAGTGACTTTAAAGGTGATTTTGCTAATGTGGCATGTAAATGATATATGACTCCTGCATGTCATTGGTCTTTTAACCATGTAAGTTTTTATTGAATATTTGAGCTCTGAAATAATCCCAATGAAAAAAATTTCAACTGGAAAGCTCTAGATCTTGTTGAGCACTACTACGGTGGTGTAGATTGTTTCAccatttgaagtaatttaaaaatttcaaacatttgaatttcaaaatatgacaaCTCTAAACAAATATTTGGGACTcaaaatgatctcaaataaaacaattgtcaaatacaaatttGTAGTTAGGTTAAGAGCTACAGGTTGGTATAGATCATGTCAACATTCGACATcatttttaaaaaattaaaattgaaCTAAAAATTTGATAACTTGAATTGAAATGAATATTTGAACCTATAAAcgattttaaattttataaaggCAAGGCAAGGAGCCACAACACCAAGCACCGTGGCACGCCAAATTAAGACCCTGATGCACGGGAGAGACAACACATCATCTTCTTGGCTTCTTGACAATCCCTATCTTAACAGTAGACGATGGAAGTTTATCTGGCTTTGCAGCAACAATCAACACCCTGCCAGCCTCATCAAAAGGAAGGAAAAGCTTGCTCAACATCGGAAAGGGCAAACCAACCAACGACCAAAGGATGTAAGGAGTAGATCTAAGCTTGCAAAAACTCGATGGGACTGAGCTGATCGACCAAGAGCGAAATGTGAACCTGAGCCATGCTCAGACAAAGAATGGCCATCTTGTGATTTCCATTTGAACTCCAGACGATAGAAGTTTAATCGACACCTCTGGCTTTGCAACAACATCCAGCACCTTGAAAATCTCAACAATTAAATGAAGAGCAGAGCATGCTCGACACTGGAAGGATCACAGCAACCAATGACCAAAGGCTGTAAGGAGCATATCTAAGCCTTCAAAAACGCGATGAGGTCGAGCTTATTGACTAGGAGCAACTTGTGATCTAGATCCATGCTTAGACAAAGAATGACTTCCCTAGCTATTTCAAATGAGATCTTGATGGGAGGATATCCATCCGATAATGGCGCGACAGCGGTAGACCTACCACTTGCTCCCTCTTCAAGACAACCTGACCATCAACCATAGACAACAGAGGGGTTAAGGGTTTATCGTCCCCGCCGTCCTCAACGATGGCGGTAGTTAGAGAGGTGGGAGCTAACGATGGTGGAGGACGAAGGGAACGCGGATGAGGACTAGGGTAGGAGCTCGCTATGAGGGGAGGTGGTGATGGCGGGAACCAATGTGTAGGCTACCAAAGATCTAGATCCGAGTGAGTACCCAGCGATGGTGGGTCTAGTATCTCCAATATCTATCACCGCCGCGAACGTAGCGACAAAAAATGGTATACCCCAAATTTAGATCTGGATGTAGAGGGGTCACCTAGCCGTGGCATGACCATCTCCCACACTTCCTTGGTGATGATGGAAAACTGGGATAGTTGGATCTAGAGTAGGGCACACTAAAGATGTAAGCTACCAAATTCCCAGGAATTTTGTCTTCTAGTGCACTTGCACctgaaatttgttatttttgtatggATTTTTACACAATATGTTTGCCTCCCAACTTTTGCTACAATGTACATATATACATGAACTGTGGATTTGcattgtttcataatttttggaaaacTCAAAGTACGGTTTTTGGAAGGGTTTTCACGATTGCACCAAGAGGGTGGTTTGCACACAATATTTTCCTACCAAGAATTCACACCATCGATGAGGGGCGAGAGACGGGGTTGTGCGCGGGGGTGGGGGCTAGCAAGGTGAGGAATGAGGCGTTGGAGATGGCCTAAGCGCAAGAGATGTAGCTCAGTAGGTTCATCGGTGGTGACTAAGGCGGCGACGAGGACATGGCAGGTGGAAACCCCAAAAGTGCTCATTGTGTATCACCATCTCATAGCTAAGGTCCTCCATCCTGGTTTTTTCTTTTTGAGTTTATCCTAAGTGAAACTATCATAGGTTTGACGAAGTCTTGAGAGAAGAGTATTAACATCTACTACATTGTATGATGGATTAAATGAAACTAGTTTGGTGTTGGAGAGGTCGGTATATATTTATCTAGACTCGGTGAAAATTAGATAAGTTTAActtaaaaaaaaaaccaaaaccACTCTGGGATGTTATAGTATGTACCGTTGTTTCTCAATCATTGTTGTCCCTAAAAGCTATTGTTGTTGGGTTTTGTTGAGAAAAAAGAAATCTCCCAACAGAATTACAGAAAAGAGTCTTGACAGAAATCTTGTTGAACGAATTGGCAGCAACGCCAACTCAACACAAACCCTCCACTTTTtgttggccccacctgtcagtcttATGTATAAGTGCCGAAACGCTGACTGCAGCTCCCGTCCACAGCAACAGATTCCTTGGCGCCCTCCTCGGACGGTCAACAAATTCAACACCGCCTCCGGCCGCCACGTGTGTCGCGCCGCAAGAACTGCGGCGATGGCGCGCCCCTCCGTCCCCCGCACCGGTGAACACGCCGCGGCGCCCACCGGCGGCGACACCATTCTCGCGGTCCACGATGACGACGGCACAGTCCACTGCGACTCGTTGGACGCCACCGCGACGCGGGAGGTCCGGTACCGGGGGTGGAAGGCGATGCCGTTCGTGATCGGGAACGAGACGTTCGAGAAGCTGGGCAGTATCGGCACCGCGGCGAACCTGATGGTGTACCTCACCTCCGTCTTCTACATGACCAACGTCCGCGCCGCCGTGGCGCTCAACGTGTTCGGCGGCACCACCAACCTCGCCACCGTCTTCGGCGCCTTCGCCTCCGACCTCTGCCTCGGCCGCTACGCCACCGTTGGCTTCGGCTGCGTCGCGACAGTCATCGTACGTAAGAAACCGGCATCGCCAACGAACTTGATTTGCAGTAGTTAGTTGCGGCCGGCTGAAATCTGAATCTTGGTGTGGGAACTCTTTCTGATCTCGATGGCATGCAGGGCATGATCATCCTGACGCTGACGGCCGGCGTGCCGGCGCTGCACCCGCCGCCGTGCAGCGCCGGCGCGGGCGGGCAGCAGTGCGCCGGCGCGACGGAGGGACAGTTCGCGGTGCTGGCGCTGTCGTTCTTGTTCATCGTGGTGGGCGCGGGCGGCATCCGGCCGTGCAGCCTGCCGTTCGGCGCCGACCAGTTCGACCCGCGCACGGAGTCCGGCCGCCGCGGGATCAACAGCTTCTTCAACTGGTACTACTTCACCCTGACCATCGCCGTTGTGGGCTCGTCGACGGGGATCATCTACGTGCAGAGCAACGTGAGCTGGTGCATCGGGTTCGCCATCCCCGCCGCGCTCATGTTCGCCTCCTGCGTGCTCTTCTTCGCCGGCGCGGGGCTCTACGTCCGCGTGCGCCCCGAGGGGATCCCTTTGGCCAGCGTCTTCCGCGTCGCCGTCGCGGCGGTCCGTAAGCGGCGCGCCCCGGCGCCCGAGGACCCCGCGGCGTCCCTCTTCAGGACGCGCCACGCGAGCTCGCTCGTGTCGAGGCTCCCCTACACCGACCAGTTCAGGTTCCTCGACAAGGCCGCCGTGGTGGTGGAGTACGACAGCGAGGTCGACGACGCCAGCGGTGGCTGCCCCAGGGACCCGTGGCTGCTGTGCAGCCTGCAGCAGGTGGAGGAGGCCAAGTGCGTCCTCCGCATCATGCCGGTGTGGGCCACCTGCATCGTCTACTACGTGGCGTTCGCGCAGACCAACACCTACGTCGTCCTGCAGGCGGCGCAGGCCGACCGCCGCCTCGGCCCCGGCGGCGGCTTCGAGGTGCCGCCGGCGTCGTTCACCATCTTCCCCATGCTGGCGCTCGCCGTGTGGATCCCGCTCTACGACCGCCTCGTGGTGCCGTGGCTGCGCAGGCTCACCGGCGTTGAGGGCGGCGTCACGCTGCTCCAGCGCATGGGCGTGGGCATGGTGCTCTCCGTCGTGGCCATGCTCATCGCCGGCGTCGTGGAGCAGCGCCGGCGCGAGCTCGCCGTGCTCCACCAGGCGGAGGCGAACCGCGAGCTGCTTTCCGTCACCCTCGTCTCGCCGGCGTCAGCGTTCTGGCTGGTGCCGCAGCTGGCGGCGCTGGGCCTCTCGGAGGCGTTCAACCAGGTGAGCCAGATGGAGTTCTACTACAAGCAGTTCCCGGAGAACATGCGCAGCGTCGCCGGGTCGCTCCTCTTCACCGGCCTGGCGCTGTCCTTGTACCTCAGCGGGCTGCTGGTCGTCGTGGTGCACCGCGCGACGGCCGACCCCGTGCGGGGCGACGACGGGTGGCTCGCCGAGAACCTCAACAGGGGGAAGCTGGACTGGTTCTACTTCCTCATCGCCTTCATCGGTGCCGTCAACTTCTTCGTGTTCCTCGCATGCGCGAAATGGTACAGGTACAAGGGACTGGATGATGGTGAACAAGGTGCAGACGGGGTCCATCAATGgcagccaagaacagtggaagtaGACGACTGTCCTGAGGAAGGAAGAGTAGTACGTAAACGTAGCTTCTGATTAGGAGATCAACCTGCTGTTATCTTACTTATCTTCTCTCTCTAGTGGAGTAGTAATGGTACATATTACATACAGTAGAGATAGATGGCAGCAGTAATGTGGCATGATCAATAAACCTGTGTACTTATAATTTTTTGATTGTCATTATTTGGCTATAGAAAATGTAAATTGTTTTTTTTTGGTGAGTTGTACTTTTATTAGTTAGCAACCTCAACTACTTCTCCGATAACAAGCAGCAAGCAGGGGAGTAGGAGCTACGAGGTTCTGAAGGATACTAGAACTCTAGAAGCAAGAGATCTGGGTATATGAGAGAGGACTAGAAGAGGAAGAGAAACAATAGACTGGAGATGGATATGTGTCTGGTTCTCTGAATAATCTTCTCCCTCCTTGATTCCCCTAGTGCTGCTACTTATTATGTATTGTACTTGGGGCCTTGTCGAGAGCAATTGTATTCACGCAAATCACGCAGTCATTACTTGTGTAATTTTCTCCCTCGTTGATTCCCCTAGCTCTACAACACAAATTCTATTCATTATTACTCGAGTAATTTTCTCAACTTATTAGTCATTTTCTTGTCAGTCAGATATTGCTATTTGAGAATTCAGAGCGATAATTTTGGTCCTTTTTATTTCGCTAATGCTAGGAACGAGCGTCCAGGCGTCCGGACACTCCGTTGGTGGGCTGCGCGACGCCAGTCCAAGACCCCGATCCtccgttttaaataaaaaattagcTCGTTCATGTACTTGTTTCTGTCTGCTCACTTGCTCGTATCAATTCGTCTGCCGCCTCTAGCGCTCAACCACTGGCCCACCAGGTGTGGCGCGCGACCGCCTCCGAGGCGCAGTGTTCGGCCGCTAACCCTGCCAGACCACTCCAGCGCGCCGTCACCGCCATCCCCGCAGCGTCTTCGTCCCCCCACCGCATGAAGCCCATCCTTCGCCGTGCCCAGGGTCGGTACGCTGGCCCAGGCCCCGGAGCAGGTGCTCGCCCAGGGGTGCTCGTGTGCCTCGAGCAGGTGGTCACCCAGGCCTCCGAGCAGGTCCTCGGCCAGGGGCGCACCGGCGAGCTCCATCCCCATAGGCGCGCGTAGAGCTCCGtgattcgtccaagcagcaaggtgacattgcgcgCTGGaaatgcatgttgcaagagtatgttttaagtgtttaagatgtttcatctagatgttgcaagtgtttcatgtggttgttgcaaaagtagatcgggatgttgcatatgttgcaatggttgtacacgtatgctgCAAGGTTTTGTTCCCAATGTTTTAGatatttttcagacgtatgttgtaagtgtgtttatctgaatgttgcgcatgtatcacacatatgttgcatgtgttttatctggatgttgcatatattttgcaatggcttttcaagcgttttcaggtgtttttacaagtgtttcagatgtatgttgcaagctatTTTTGAacatatgttgtaaatgttttatttggatgtttcaaaaataaATCGGGTGTTGTATCTCCCTCCTCGCCTTTGGCtgcctcgcctcggtgtctcctcttTTCGATGCTGGTGATGTTCGGACGACGTGGGCTCATGTGGGGACAGGTGGCGTGGGTGGAGCGAGTCGTTTGAGCGGCGCAGAATCCAAGTGGGTGGGGCGTGCGGAACGGAGTAGTCTCGGGGAGCGGCGTCCGAACGTGGGTCTAGGGCTAGACGTCCAAATGTGGGCCTTGTGCTAGACGTTCGGGCGCTAGCCTGATCGTTTTTATTTTTCCCAGGTCATGAGCTGCTTCTGTCTTTTACTTTGTTGTGCTCTGGAATTTAGCTCGGTCCAATGGGTAATCTCAGTTGCCGAGCTGCCTCGACcaaaacggggggggggggggggggggggggggggggggaatatcGCGTAACGTTTTCTGGCAATTTGATTGTTAAATAAAGCCCAACAAAGGAAGCCCATTTTGTGCCACTATCCTTGCAGGCCCAAACCAAATCTATGCCCTGATGGTGATTTGTCTTGTGTCTATGGTGCACTTGTGTTAATTAAGAGGGTCCATCCCAATGGTACTCACGACCATTGATGTTAGAAATACCAACAATTTGAAGGTGGGTGACGTTCCTAAACAATGTATGTATCGAAAGgtgttttattttttgttatcgAAAGGTGGTAACGAAAATTCAGAAATGTTACACAACAGAAGTAACAAAATTTCAGAAATGTCACCAACACAAGTTTTTCAACAAAGATTTCTGGCCTATGCATAATtcattcactttaatcattcctCGTTACAGATCCATCCTTTGGCTGATAGCAACAAGCTCATAAAGaacaaacaaaaagaaagaaagaaacacaGATGCAAGTACCATACTAAGGTctaatctatacctaataataaagacgTAAAATTTCCACCTCTTTTTTGGTCCAATTATTTTGGTCTGGCCTTTCTAACTAACTCTGTGAATGTCCAAACTGTTTCTATTTGTATGTCTACAATCCTCCTATTTTATATGCCTAGCATAGACACATCTGAATAGCTACAAATatcctaatcctaatcctaatccaaATAGGTCCCTTCGATTCTGAGTAAGTTGAATAgaaatcctaatcctaatccaaATAGAAAGGGATAAAAGTAGAAATTAGATAATTCTACCTATTTGATTTCTACCTATTTGACGTCTTGGACATTGGCAAAAGGGAACGCGTGAGGTGTTTCTATGTTGGAGATTCTGGGAAATAAGCAATAAAAATGATCTCGGACTCATAGAGATGCCATGTGTAAAGAAATAAATAGAAGCTGAGTGCATGACCCCATGAGCCATGACGTGATCAAATAGAAATTTGTACGATCACAGAAATGAAGTGTTGAACCAGAGTCCGTTTGCAAGAAATTTTGGCCGTCGGTAATTTAACCATGCATGATATGACGTGCAGGAGAAGATACAAGTATGCAGGATCCGATAAAAGATGAAAGACTAAGAGGAATCGATAATTTAATCTTGCATGCAAATTCGTTTGCTAGACGGAGAGGCCAGGAGACTTGCGGATACGTAAACGTGAGCCGCAGTAACATGTTATTTTGTGACCCACTGGCTGGAAGCTAGATTACATAGATATTTTTCTATTTGGCTCGGGCTATTGAACTTTATATTCAAAGACAAGGTGCCGTCCTATATGGAGGGATTCCACATTCAATCCTCGAAAAACACATCTATTTCTTTATTATGTTCTACCTCAAACTCTTTCAACCCTTGCTGTCCGTCGTCTCTCTCGATGAGGTTCGTCGGCGTTCTAGAGTGCCTTGCCGACACTACAACACCCACATCATGCGTCTCCTCAATGATCTTCCCGGGAGGCGTACGTGAGTTTATCGGCCTCAAGAACGAGCATCTAATCAGCCTCGTTGACCTGTTGGTCGGCCTCGCCATCGGGGTCTTCCTCCGCTACGTGTGCTAGGCCGTCTTTGGGCGATGTAGCCCCTACCGGTGTGTGAACTAAATCGGCGTCAACACTACCTTAACCTATTCCAATAAGATTAACTAGCACACATGTACAGACTCACACCACACTCACACCATGCCAATTTGGTCACTCATGCCGTTGTGGTCACCATCCCCATGATCCACCTTCTAATAAGCTTAACTAGCAAACGCGTGTCGGCACTCATGCCGTTGTGGTCACCATCCCCATGAGCATGTCGGAGTCATCCACTGTACGTAGGCCGATGAATGGAGCGGTAGCACGGTCACATGGAGTAGTAGGTGCTCTACAACAGTTTGTGGGGGACGACGATGGCGCGCACAGACCTTTTTCAAGGGTGTGGCACCATGTTGAGTAGTATATACTAGGATGCATGTTTTGGTGTATGTGCGCGCATGCGCACGCACGAACATGtgcacattatatatatatatatatatatatatatatatatatatatatatatatatatatatatagtacttctTCCGTTctaaaaagaaaaatataattcTTACTTTTCGACGAGTTaatgacttcgtgaatctcgataTCTACCGACTtagtccttcggaggtgctcataggggtagggtttgcgtacgtgtaTTCATAGGGATGAGTGTGCATGCATGTTCACCGCGTTCGGCTGTTCTAGTCCCGgattgtttcagcttgtttcagcttattctccctcacagaacactattcCATCATCCAAAACCAGCTGAGCTACAGTGCCCAAGTGTACCCTCCGAACGCGCTCGTTATGGCCATcagcgttgtactgtgtaattctcaaaaaaaaaatattcttAAATTTGACCTAAAACTATAAAAAGTATTAATTTCTATAATGTTGAATAACTATTACTGGATTATATTAGTTATGGAATACATTTTCATAAATGAACTTATTTGGAACATAAATATTAACACTATTTTctacaaatttggtcaaacgtAACAAAGTTCCACTGACTCAAAATTAAACCTAGGATACATTCTTTTTGGTAAGTAGAGAGTACTTGCATAGTTGCATTGAACAAGCTAGCAAAGAATTCAGCAAGCCTATTGTCGGACCACATGCATCAGTCGCCTCGATCATGATGTCCTTCAAAACCTTCTCACCTGTACGGCTGTACCTTGACAAAAAGCCGTTGGACACTAAACAAAACTGAAGATACACATGTTCATGCATTTTCGATCTATTACAGCAACTACGCATTATTATACTTATACGTTCGACAGCAACAAGAGAACGGCACGGGTGGACAATGCTTTTGATACGTACATCTTTTCCTATTGCAACGGACAGACATATTTACTATACTTAATTATTAGTATGGCCCTGTtcacttatcttataatccgtatttttcagcttattttttcagccggaacggtgtttttctttcacaacaaatcagtcagaacggtgtttttctttcacaacaaatcagccggaacaatgtttcggcttgttttttcagcaaagcgaacagacCTATATGTCCCAAATATATATTTAACATAAAAGGTGCCAAATATACACCAATATAATACGGCGATAAATATGCCTCTCCCATGAAATGTACAATACCTAGCTCATTCAAGCACCTCCCTTTTCCTCACTGTTATTACTATCACTATTATACAAGCTAAGATAAATTTGTACAGCATGTGCATGGAATGATGGAAACATGCACCACTACAGAAAAGTACAGCAGTCCTTACTCGTTAGTCATTCTGTGGCGTACTAATGTACTACTAGTCATGGCGTCCGTATTTTCCTGCTCAGCTAGCAGTCGTATTTGCCAGCTCAGATTTGTCACTAGCAGAAACTAGTACTAAGTAGGGGTAGCTGTCGTCAAGGTTTCCTCCTCCCATGTTTTTCAGAGTGTGTACATGTGTTCAAAGTTCAAACACATGTGAGTTGAGTCACCACTCACCACTCGCAGTCGCATGCAGGGCTTGAGAAGTAGCTAGTCCTGATCACTTGGTCAGTGTGTTTCAAACTCGATCCCAGGTCTTGATGAGATCGAGCTAGCTCCCTGCCGTGTAAACTGCGAAGGTGCCTACAAAAGTCTGATCACTGTCACTGCGAACTCATGCGCTGTGGAAGGATGACTTCACATGTTTTTGATTCTATAAATACAGACAACTGGATTTACCAAAAAGATGGCAATTTTTGGTTCTTGGGCTCTTCCTGTAGAAACGCTCACAGAATTTTGGCATATGACCACAGACTTTAGGCCTACGTAATATGAAATTCctagtttttccttttcttttctttattttgcGGCTAACTATATATTAAGGTCCTGTTTTGAGTAATTTAATTATGAaactgttatgaacgacgtataggaatatgaagtaaagaatcaagccacagaggagacatacgatttaacgtggaaaacccctcagatgtgaaggggaaaaaccacgggcaccagccagcaacaatctcactatctcaagagttttgggttacacgtctatggcggcttacaagagaatcaagtctccacgaaaccctagcaagggtgtatattctggagtgaatttggaacaactccaacagaaACAATAATCGGGCTATTCAGAAGACAAAACATAATAATATATAATAATTTAACTGAAAGAAAAAACTTAACATCGAGGGTGTATATAGTGAAGTCATCTTGTTTTTCCGAAGCTGTTTTTATCAACAATTGCATGTCGCATCCTCCGGCGGTTTAAATAGTTTTGTACTGTATCACCAAAACTATATATTTATATGCATAATATAAAAAAACTATTCAAGTAACTATTGTTTTGAAAAAAAGTATATAGAGAACCGAGCGGGGGCTCGGTTGGTCAGCTAAGCAGGGGCTCGGGCTGCCCGCCCACGGTTCGAGCGCTGGCTCTCGCGCGGCGCCTCACCTTTCTTCTTAAGAGTATATGGGAGACTCCCCGTGTGTTAAAAAAAAGTAtacatatttatgcatg
Above is a genomic segment from Miscanthus floridulus cultivar M001 chromosome 3, ASM1932011v1, whole genome shotgun sequence containing:
- the LOC136545516 gene encoding protein NRT1/ PTR FAMILY 2.9-like produces the protein MARPSVPRTGEHAAAPTGGDTILAVHDDDGTVHCDSLDATATREVRYRGWKAMPFVIGNETFEKLGSIGTAANLMVYLTSVFYMTNVRAAVALNVFGGTTNLATVFGAFASDLCLGRYATVGFGCVATVIGMIILTLTAGVPALHPPPCSAGAGGQQCAGATEGQFAVLALSFLFIVVGAGGIRPCSLPFGADQFDPRTESGRRGINSFFNWYYFTLTIAVVGSSTGIIYVQSNVSWCIGFAIPAALMFASCVLFFAGAGLYVRVRPEGIPLASVFRVAVAAVRKRRAPAPEDPAASLFRTRHASSLVSRLPYTDQFRFLDKAAVVVEYDSEVDDASGGCPRDPWLLCSLQQVEEAKCVLRIMPVWATCIVYYVAFAQTNTYVVLQAAQADRRLGPGGGFEVPPASFTIFPMLALAVWIPLYDRLVVPWLRRLTGVEGGVTLLQRMGVGMVLSVVAMLIAGVVEQRRRELAVLHQAEANRELLSVTLVSPASAFWLVPQLAALGLSEAFNQVSQMEFYYKQFPENMRSVAGSLLFTGLALSLYLSGLLVVVVHRATADPVRGDDGWLAENLNRGKLDWFYFLIAFIGAVNFFVFLACAKWYRYKGLDDGEQGADGVHQWQPRTVEVDDCPEEGRVVRKRSF